One Cucurbita pepo subsp. pepo cultivar mu-cu-16 chromosome LG20, ASM280686v2, whole genome shotgun sequence genomic window carries:
- the LOC111782878 gene encoding O-fucosyltransferase 23-like — MEVSSNGKRSIHCLRYLNSRICKCIAILLVLLIVRAIFFPSTLSFGWTDDNGLVLIRNLSPFYGSNFGIRIDKFLEVPQIVWGLNNQKIAFARACLTARMLNRTLLMPSLSASLFYKEVERLEPISFDKIFKFNEFNSRCNGFVRLGRYMDVSNRAKTIELPKGSGRKWTIERDFEQLKEYSKEPFDQSEVIRIVGKNPFLWHDHWPVKDYARVFECLVLVDEIANEADKVISRIREVGSEEVTGAKSAKLLPYVAVHMRIEIDWMIHCKKLEQRYNMNQICSSKEEIMSRVGNISGTNTPTVVYLAVADSLLNDSSILDGWKEGLLPFEKKKLGIDKIYEKYPYLIRSAIDYEVCSRADVFVGNSFSTFSSLVVLGRTQKLMKAGVAVGELCSRSVMWPSYAYNILGDSKGRPQKWVANMSDISLQKISYGSNDTSCR; from the coding sequence ATGGAGGTATCATCGAATGGTAAACGCTCGATTCATTGCCTTCGCTATCTCAATTCCAGAATTTGCAAATGCATAGCCATATTACTTGTTCTTCTGATTGTTAGAGCTATTTTCTTCCCATCCACGTTGAGTTTTGGCTGGACTGATGATAATGGCTTAGTACTCatccgaaatctctctccattTTATGGTTCAAATTTTGGAATTCGCATAGACAAGTTCTTGGAGGTTCCTCAGATTGTTTGGGGTTTAAACAATCAAAAGATAGCATTTGCAAGAGCTTGTTTAACTGCAAGAATGTTGAACCGAACCCTTTTGATGCCTAGTCTTAGTGCTTCCCTTTTCTATAAGGAAGTTGAGCGTTTGGAACCAATTTCCTTTGATAAGATCTTCAAGTTTAATGAGTTCAATTCTCGCTGTAATGGGTTTGTTCGATTGGGTCGTTATATGGATGTTTCGAATCGAGCAAAAACGATAGAACTGCCTAAAGGAAGCGGAAGGAAGTGGACGATCGAGAGGGATTTCGAGCAATTAAAGGAGTATAGTAAGGAGCCATTTGATCAATCTGAGGTGATTAGAATAGTTGGTAAGAATCCATTCTTATGGCACGATCACTGGCCCGTAAAGGACTACGCACGGGTTTTCGAGTGCTTGGTTTTGGTCGACGAGATAGCGAACGAAGCGGATAAAGTGATTTCCAGGATTAGAGAAGTAGGATCAGAAGAAGTAACTGGTGCTAAATCTGCAAAGTTGCTGCCATATGTTGCAGTCCACATGAGAATAGAGATAGATTGGATGATTCACTGCAAGAAGTTAGAGCAGAGATACAATATGAACCAGATTTGCAGTAGCAAGGAGGAGATAATGAGTAGAGTAGGGAACATTTCAGGAACGAACACACCGACGGTCGTTTATCTCGCCGTTGCAGATAGTTTACTGAACGATTCTTCGATTTTGGACGGTTGGAAAGAAGGGTTACTACcatttgaaaagaagaagCTAGGCATTGATAAGATCTACGAGAAGTATCCTTACCTGATACGGTCGGCGATCGACTACGAAGTTTGCTCGAGGGCCGACGTGTTCGTTGGGAACAGTTTCTCTACGTTTTCGAGTCTTGTAGTTCTCGGGAGAACGCAGAAGCTGATGAAAGCGGGGGTTGCGGTTGGAGAGCTATGCAGTAGAAGTGTAATGTGGCCTTCTTATGCATATAACATATTGGGAGATTCAAAGGGCAGGCCTCAGAAATGGGTAGCTAATATGTCTGATATAAGCCTGCAGAAGATTAGCTATGGTTCCAATGATACCTCGTGTCGATAG
- the LOC111782877 gene encoding probable E3 ubiquitin-protein ligase rbrA isoform X2, with product MDHPEIFGRGSSRVLAEEDDGEDFRSCCEDHEVWKENEFAGEEQSEKEEDLDEFSVKLFFKGVSIAGIGDPASGLSGICVFMEKSGKVPFIQNDIHCIRAFTDSDPLYKQITNEEQPEIPLLLALKERILEHASNFEAFSLNLSSSTDLEQPFHLAKVAIGVLSRPKKGDKSVENCSICCDNKPSAMIVALKCCHKFCSNCLKTYVDGKVEASQVPIRCPQLRCKYYITNTEFRSFLPLTLYESLENTLAEANLRSDRIYCPFPNCSVLLDPSECLSARASSSSQSDNSCFECPVCQRFICVECQVPWHSSMSCEEFQNVPLEERDAADITLHHLAQNKRWRRCEECRRMIELTQGCYHMTCWCGHEFCYSCGGEYQDGQQTCRCALWDEENSEDMVTHSIQESEQWAWETFNSLPMIMDAYSEQERSQLALIQRFLAGGFSLSDHQPYQSPPQCTDSSYVDTMKDIHQLPWLERFVSLISDSYYEDYVQ from the exons ATGGATCATCCTGAGATTTTTGGCCGTGGTTCTTCTCGTGTTCTAGCTGAGGAAGATGATGGTGAAGATTTTCGAAGTTGTTGCGAAGATCACGAAgtatggaaagaaaatgaatttgcAGGGGAAGAACAGTCTGAGAAGGAGGAGGATCTTGATGAGTTTTCCGTGAAATTGTTCTTTAAAGGCGTTTCGATAGCGGGGATCGGCGATCCTGCTTCTGGTCTTTCTGGAATTTGTGTATTCATGGAGAAATCAGGAAAAGTCCCTTTTATTCAG AACGACATCCACTGTATTCGAGCTTTCACCGACTCCGATCCGTTATATAAACAG ATAACAAACGAAGAACAGCCTGAAATTCCACTTCTTTTAGCGCTGAAAGAAAGGATTCTTGAACATGCTAGCAATTTTGAAGCCTTTTCTCTAAACCTTTCTTCAAGTACTGATCTCGAGCAGCCATTTCATCTTGCGAAAGTGGCTATCGGGGTTCTTTCTCGTCCGAAAAAAGGCGATAAATCCGTTGAAAATTGTTCTATTTGTTGTGATAATAAACCATCTGCCATGATTGTTGCATTGAAGTGTTGTCACAAGTTCTGCTCTAATTGTTTGAAGACTTATGTTGATGGAAAAGTAGAGGCATCCCAAGTTCCCATTAGATGCCCTCAATTGAGATGCAAATATTACATTACAAACACTGAGTTTAGATCTTTTCTTCCCCTGACTTTATATGAATCATTAGAGAATACCTTAGCAGAAGCAAACCTTCGCTCGGATAGAATTTACTGCCCTTTTCCGAATTGCTCTGTCCTGTTAGACCCGAGCGAATGTTTGTCAGCTAGGGCGAGTTCATCAAGTCAATCGGATAATAGCTGTTTCGAGTGTCCTGTATGTCAGAGATTCATCTGTGTTGAATGTCAAGTTCCTTGGCACTCGTCGATGAGCTGCGAAGAATTTCAGAACGTCCCGTTAGAGGAGAGAGACGCTGCTGATATTACCTTACACCATCTtgcacaaaacaaaaggtGGCGCCGTTGTGAGGAGTGTCGTAGGATGATTGAATTGACTCAGGGTTGCTACCATATGACATGCTG GTGTGGGCATGAATTCTGCTATTCATGTGGTGGTGAGTATCAAGATGGGCAACAGACGTGCCGATGCGCGTTGTGGGACGAAGAAAACTCCGAGGATATGGTCACCCATTCCATCCAAGAATCTGAGCAGTGGGCATGGGAGACTTTTAATTCCCTCCCCATGATAATGGACGCATACTCCGAGCAAGAGAGGTCACAATTAGCACTGATTCAACGATTCCTCGCCGGGGGATTTAGTTTGAGCGACCACCAACCGTATCAATCTCCACCACAATGTACAGACTCTTCTTATGTCGACACGATGAAGGACATACACCAGCTTCCTTGGCTCGAGAGGTTTGTTTCTCTGATAAGCGATAGCTATTACGAAGATTATGTACAATGA
- the LOC111782877 gene encoding E3 ubiquitin-protein ligase arih1-like isoform X1 — protein sequence MDHPEIFGRGSSRVLAEEDDGEDFRSCCEDHEVWKENEFAGEEQSEKEEDLDEFSVKLFFKGVSIAGIGDPASGLSGICVFMEKSGKVPFIQVQKKLDFYVDELVADYLALMDGLVEAMQNDIHCIRAFTDSDPLYKQITNEEQPEIPLLLALKERILEHASNFEAFSLNLSSSTDLEQPFHLAKVAIGVLSRPKKGDKSVENCSICCDNKPSAMIVALKCCHKFCSNCLKTYVDGKVEASQVPIRCPQLRCKYYITNTEFRSFLPLTLYESLENTLAEANLRSDRIYCPFPNCSVLLDPSECLSARASSSSQSDNSCFECPVCQRFICVECQVPWHSSMSCEEFQNVPLEERDAADITLHHLAQNKRWRRCEECRRMIELTQGCYHMTCWCGHEFCYSCGGEYQDGQQTCRCALWDEENSEDMVTHSIQESEQWAWETFNSLPMIMDAYSEQERSQLALIQRFLAGGFSLSDHQPYQSPPQCTDSSYVDTMKDIHQLPWLERFVSLISDSYYEDYVQ from the exons ATGGATCATCCTGAGATTTTTGGCCGTGGTTCTTCTCGTGTTCTAGCTGAGGAAGATGATGGTGAAGATTTTCGAAGTTGTTGCGAAGATCACGAAgtatggaaagaaaatgaatttgcAGGGGAAGAACAGTCTGAGAAGGAGGAGGATCTTGATGAGTTTTCCGTGAAATTGTTCTTTAAAGGCGTTTCGATAGCGGGGATCGGCGATCCTGCTTCTGGTCTTTCTGGAATTTGTGTATTCATGGAGAAATCAGGAAAAGTCCCTTTTATTCAGGTCCAGAAGAAGCTTGACTTTTATGTTGATGAGTTAGTTGCTGATTATTTAGCTCTAATGGATGGTCTGGTTGAGGCTATGCAGAACGACATCCACTGTATTCGAGCTTTCACCGACTCCGATCCGTTATATAAACAG ATAACAAACGAAGAACAGCCTGAAATTCCACTTCTTTTAGCGCTGAAAGAAAGGATTCTTGAACATGCTAGCAATTTTGAAGCCTTTTCTCTAAACCTTTCTTCAAGTACTGATCTCGAGCAGCCATTTCATCTTGCGAAAGTGGCTATCGGGGTTCTTTCTCGTCCGAAAAAAGGCGATAAATCCGTTGAAAATTGTTCTATTTGTTGTGATAATAAACCATCTGCCATGATTGTTGCATTGAAGTGTTGTCACAAGTTCTGCTCTAATTGTTTGAAGACTTATGTTGATGGAAAAGTAGAGGCATCCCAAGTTCCCATTAGATGCCCTCAATTGAGATGCAAATATTACATTACAAACACTGAGTTTAGATCTTTTCTTCCCCTGACTTTATATGAATCATTAGAGAATACCTTAGCAGAAGCAAACCTTCGCTCGGATAGAATTTACTGCCCTTTTCCGAATTGCTCTGTCCTGTTAGACCCGAGCGAATGTTTGTCAGCTAGGGCGAGTTCATCAAGTCAATCGGATAATAGCTGTTTCGAGTGTCCTGTATGTCAGAGATTCATCTGTGTTGAATGTCAAGTTCCTTGGCACTCGTCGATGAGCTGCGAAGAATTTCAGAACGTCCCGTTAGAGGAGAGAGACGCTGCTGATATTACCTTACACCATCTtgcacaaaacaaaaggtGGCGCCGTTGTGAGGAGTGTCGTAGGATGATTGAATTGACTCAGGGTTGCTACCATATGACATGCTG GTGTGGGCATGAATTCTGCTATTCATGTGGTGGTGAGTATCAAGATGGGCAACAGACGTGCCGATGCGCGTTGTGGGACGAAGAAAACTCCGAGGATATGGTCACCCATTCCATCCAAGAATCTGAGCAGTGGGCATGGGAGACTTTTAATTCCCTCCCCATGATAATGGACGCATACTCCGAGCAAGAGAGGTCACAATTAGCACTGATTCAACGATTCCTCGCCGGGGGATTTAGTTTGAGCGACCACCAACCGTATCAATCTCCACCACAATGTACAGACTCTTCTTATGTCGACACGATGAAGGACATACACCAGCTTCCTTGGCTCGAGAGGTTTGTTTCTCTGATAAGCGATAGCTATTACGAAGATTATGTACAATGA